One segment of Polaribacter huanghezhanensis DNA contains the following:
- a CDS encoding tetratricopeptide repeat-containing sensor histidine kinase, producing MKKIAFLFLYALVLFTNDIFSQHGIDSLNYYSRLVVNPNNTDDLAKSYIFFIKDKEINLSNKDISRAVNDLWYLASIEYKLGAYYYSENSAVEGLKLLDTQIKTDYNNQLRIGLLNKLGIIKRNLRAYNEAIEYYRKAIKLTKSKSGMATLHNNIGNAYYYLNNIKSARLELEKSYSISLETGDSSVIARSLDNLGLVQSKFNNPEALVNMLKALSIRINNNDYDIYSSYKNLTNYYGSKKEFKKTFFYAKKGYEEAKEFNSLPYKKDALEKLINLEQGNYSKEYVKVIKEIDSIKSNNENKYVAVKYNITSEQKKTKKEKSERIIYQFFGVLVLLSSFFIFFILKSRHKKAKLKERFDAERQFSKKLHDDVGNGLFHLMSKQQNKPNPDIELIDDLEKAYLKTRDISKTNAVLAISENFDQDLKDLVLNYKINTVNIFTRNVSQMPWDNLSLLKKETIYRVLQELMTNMRKHSKASIVTIKFENEQRKIAIQYVDNGVGCDLKKSNGLQNVENRIKDIGATITFESEINKGFQVKIIV from the coding sequence TTGAAAAAAATTGCATTCCTCTTTTTATATGCATTAGTTTTATTTACTAATGATATATTTTCACAACATGGTATTGATAGTTTAAACTATTATTCTAGGCTTGTTGTAAATCCTAATAACACAGATGATTTAGCAAAATCATATATCTTTTTTATAAAAGATAAAGAAATCAATTTATCTAATAAAGATATCTCAAGAGCTGTAAATGATCTTTGGTATTTAGCAAGTATAGAATACAAATTGGGAGCTTATTATTATAGCGAAAACTCAGCCGTTGAAGGTTTGAAACTCCTAGATACTCAAATAAAAACAGATTATAATAATCAACTTAGAATTGGTTTATTGAATAAATTAGGGATTATTAAAAGAAATTTAAGAGCTTATAATGAAGCAATAGAATATTATAGAAAAGCAATAAAATTGACTAAAAGTAAATCCGGGATGGCTACTTTGCATAATAATATTGGAAATGCATATTATTATTTAAATAATATTAAGTCAGCTAGATTAGAACTTGAAAAATCATATTCAATTAGTTTAGAAACAGGAGATAGTTCAGTTATTGCTAGGTCATTGGATAATTTAGGGCTTGTTCAGTCCAAATTTAATAACCCCGAAGCATTAGTAAATATGTTAAAAGCATTAAGCATAAGAATAAATAATAATGACTATGATATTTATTCTAGTTATAAAAATTTAACTAATTACTATGGAAGTAAAAAGGAGTTTAAAAAAACATTTTTTTATGCAAAAAAAGGATATGAAGAAGCTAAGGAGTTTAATAGTCTTCCTTATAAAAAGGATGCTTTAGAAAAACTTATTAATTTGGAGCAAGGAAATTACTCTAAAGAATATGTAAAGGTTATTAAAGAGATTGATTCAATTAAGTCTAATAATGAAAACAAGTACGTTGCTGTAAAGTATAATATCACTAGTGAGCAGAAAAAAACAAAAAAAGAAAAATCTGAAAGAATCATCTATCAATTTTTTGGAGTATTAGTATTGTTAAGCTCATTTTTTATATTCTTTATCCTCAAATCCCGCCATAAAAAAGCAAAACTGAAAGAACGTTTTGATGCTGAGCGTCAGTTTTCCAAAAAACTGCATGACGATGTAGGAAACGGATTGTTTCACTTAATGTCTAAACAACAAAACAAACCAAATCCAGATATTGAATTGATTGACGATTTGGAGAAAGCTTATCTTAAAACAAGAGATATTTCTAAAACAAATGCAGTATTGGCTATTTCTGAAAATTTTGATCAAGATTTAAAAGATTTAGTTCTGAATTATAAAATAAATACTGTAAATATATTTACAAGAAATGTTTCTCAAATGCCTTGGGATAATTTGTCTTTGTTGAAGAAGGAAACTATATACAGAGTATTGCAAGAATTAATGACAAATATGCGTAAGCATAGTAAAGCTTCTATTGTCACAATCAAATTTGAAAATGAGCAACGGAAAATAGCAATTCAGTATGTAGATAATGGTGTTGGTTGTGATTTGAAAAAAAGCAATGGTTTACAAAATGTGGAAAACCGTATCAAAGATATTGGTGCAACAATTACTTTTGAATCAGAAATCAACAAAGGTTTCCAAGTAAAAATAATTGTATAA
- a CDS encoding response regulator produces the protein MFQKVLIVDDHALTNDGVSLTLAALGINNIHKALYCDDAYLKVKRAEFDKQPFDLIITDLSFNKDHREREITSGEELVKKIRLENDRVSIIVYSQEDHFQIVRALIQKCGANGFVCKGRESNKELEKAIQAVYNGNLFLSRQVERALQQKEDIEITDYDIELVKQLSLGLLQDEISEYFKANNISPSSVSTIEKRLNKLKDQFSANNSIHLVTLMKDAKLI, from the coding sequence ATGTTTCAAAAAGTTTTAATTGTAGATGACCATGCTCTAACCAATGATGGTGTTAGCCTTACCCTTGCTGCTTTAGGAATTAATAATATCCACAAAGCACTGTATTGTGATGATGCCTATTTAAAAGTGAAAAGAGCTGAGTTTGACAAGCAACCTTTTGATTTAATTATTACAGATTTATCTTTTAATAAAGATCATAGAGAAAGAGAGATAACTTCTGGAGAAGAATTGGTTAAAAAAATTCGCTTAGAGAATGATCGTGTTTCTATTATTGTGTATTCACAAGAAGACCATTTTCAAATTGTCAGAGCATTAATTCAAAAGTGTGGAGCTAACGGATTTGTTTGTAAAGGAAGAGAGAGTAATAAAGAATTAGAAAAAGCAATACAGGCAGTATATAATGGAAACCTCTTTTTATCTAGACAAGTTGAAAGAGCATTACAGCAAAAAGAAGATATAGAAATTACGGATTATGATATTGAGTTGGTTAAGCAATTATCACTTGGATTATTACAAGATGAAATTAGTGAGTACTTTAAAGCAAATAATATTTCCCCCTCTAGTGTTAGTACAATAGAAAAGAGACTGAACAAACTTAAAGATCAGTTTAGCGCCAACAACTCTATACATTTAGTGACACTAATGAAAGATGCCAAACTAATTTAA
- a CDS encoding PEGA domain-containing protein, with protein MNNLKLFALSGILLLSTSCASILTGSKRKVLFETNPSGAKVFVNGFEKGKTPTTIKVRADDRIDFRLEGYRERVVVMDSKFNLVSIINGISIIGWGIDALTGSLKRVDTKYVKVTLEPSKKTAFIKFMKAGKIKEINIDKKNKIIETIVVLN; from the coding sequence ATGAATAATTTAAAACTATTTGCACTTTCTGGAATTCTTTTATTGTCTACAAGCTGCGCTTCAATTCTTACTGGTTCAAAAAGAAAAGTTCTTTTTGAAACGAATCCATCAGGGGCTAAAGTCTTTGTAAATGGTTTTGAAAAAGGAAAAACACCTACCACTATTAAAGTAAGAGCTGATGACAGAATAGATTTTAGACTAGAAGGTTATAGAGAAAGAGTTGTTGTTATGGATAGTAAGTTTAACCTAGTTAGTATAATAAATGGCATTAGTATAATAGGTTGGGGTATAGATGCATTAACTGGCTCATTAAAAAGAGTTGATACTAAATATGTAAAAGTAACTCTTGAGCCTTCAAAAAAAACAGCTTTTATAAAGTTTATGAAAGCAGGGAAAATTAAAGAGATTAATATTGATAAAAAAAATAAGATAATCGAGACTATTGTTGTGTTGAATTAA
- a CDS encoding HNH endonuclease signature motif containing protein codes for MARGSNTNRAGGGWNENEKLAVWDKGKIIPNYSPETWRWDKCGKPIKWIEYGNRKSNNGWEIDHINPVSNGGSDHISNLQPLQWENNAEKSDSLNWSCPK; via the coding sequence ATGGCAAGAGGTTCGAATACAAATAGAGCAGGAGGAGGTTGGAACGAAAATGAGAAATTAGCAGTTTGGGATAAAGGAAAAATAATTCCAAATTATTCTCCAGAAACCTGGAGATGGGATAAGTGTGGTAAGCCGATTAAATGGATTGAATATGGAAATAGAAAATCAAATAATGGATGGGAAATAGATCATATAAATCCAGTTTCTAATGGAGGCAGTGACCACATTTCTAATTTACAACCTTTACAATGGGAAAATAATGCAGAAAAATCTGATAGCCTTAATTGGAGTTGTCCAAAATAG
- a CDS encoding DUF4236 domain-containing protein, with the protein MGFRYQKRVKLGKGFGLNVSKSGIRPSYRSKSGSVSSKGYSVRTGIPGLTYKKSFSKGGCMLVFVVGLFMLTTMTYISCTTDTEEDEWACGTYNSKTLYTGPKGGCYYYTSNKNKTYVERSECNC; encoded by the coding sequence ATGGGATTTAGATATCAAAAAAGAGTAAAACTAGGAAAAGGTTTCGGATTGAATGTTAGTAAATCAGGTATCAGACCTAGTTATCGATCAAAAAGTGGTTCAGTAAGTTCTAAAGGTTATAGTGTTAGAACTGGAATTCCAGGTTTAACCTATAAAAAATCATTCTCTAAAGGAGGTTGTATGCTCGTTTTTGTAGTAGGACTTTTTATGTTAACAACAATGACGTATATATCATGTACTACAGACACTGAAGAAGATGAATGGGCATGTGGGACTTATAATAGTAAAACACTATATACTGGACCAAAAGGTGGTTGCTACTATTACACTAGTAATAAGAACAAGACTTATGTTGAAAGGAGCGAATGTAATTGTTAA
- a CDS encoding DUF6804 family protein: protein MKESTYIFRTVSVICALALFIATLNLPIVYYLPLRVIVFIGALLFAITNYKHLFILMTFCLIAVLFNPIYPIYLYVKLYWIPIDLITGILFLLAAFYNSTKMEGKQSTTTKNNKTYSRDKIY from the coding sequence ATGAAAGAATCTACTTATATCTTTAGAACTGTGTCTGTAATTTGTGCATTAGCTCTTTTTATTGCCACACTGAATTTACCAATAGTATATTATTTGCCTTTACGAGTTATTGTTTTTATAGGAGCATTATTATTTGCTATTACTAATTACAAGCACTTATTTATATTAATGACATTCTGTTTAATTGCAGTATTATTCAATCCGATATATCCAATTTATTTATATGTAAAATTATATTGGATTCCCATAGATCTTATTACAGGAATACTATTCTTATTGGCAGCATTTTATAATAGCACAAAAATGGAGGGAAAACAATCAACAACGACTAAAAATAATAAAACATACTCAAGAGATAAAATCTATTAG
- a CDS encoding endonuclease MutS2 — protein sequence MTAKIKDNSLAKNISEKTVQDLEFPTVLQHVAEYCISELGKANVLNIKPIEDAELLQQELNLVNEYLSSFISENKVPNHGFEDISKEIFTLNIENSFLEASAFLKIATVSETVNELLKFFTKFETYFTTIQRISQDIEYTPVIINTINKIITSYGEVANTASPQLKEIRKEIAKIRGKIGESFTRDLSKYAAAGFLDDIRESVVDNHRVLAVMAMHRRKVKGNFLGSSKSGNIVYIAPQATLNYDRELQNLSYEEQQEVTKILKKLAAEIKPFVPLLHLYLQYLTHLDAIAAKAIYGKSLDAVLPKITSEKKIDFKKAYHPILWKKNQEKNIETVPQSIILNEKQQIIVISGPNAGGKSITLKTIGLLQVMLQSGLLIPVDERSETYIFNTILTDIGDNQSIENQLSTYSYRLKNMRNFLRKCNKNTLFLIDEFGTGSDPELGGALAEIFLEEFYSKKAFGIITTHYSNLKVLANELENVTNANMQFNERTLEPLYKLYVGQAGSSFTFEVAQKNGIPFSLINQAKKRVETEKIRLDKTISKLQKERNRLQKNSDNLEKQVSKGKEHVDSLQEKEQKVQDKLADFQELYDSNQKMLTIGRKVNELLNHYLQTNNKKQFNAELQKWIETEKTKHLKRNPQKEKTKEEKRKEKREVFKKKEVVKQIEKEVLQKVVEVRKEKKIEASKIAKEKAAYIFKINDRVRLIDGNAVGTVDKIEKNNIFINYGIFTTKAKVEQLELVEKVKK from the coding sequence ATGACAGCGAAAATCAAAGATAATAGTTTGGCTAAGAATATTTCAGAAAAAACGGTGCAAGATTTAGAGTTCCCTACAGTTTTACAACATGTAGCAGAATATTGTATTTCTGAATTAGGGAAAGCCAATGTTCTAAACATCAAACCTATTGAAGATGCTGAATTATTGCAGCAAGAATTAAATTTAGTAAATGAATATTTATCTTCATTTATTAGTGAGAATAAAGTTCCAAATCATGGATTTGAAGATATTTCTAAAGAAATATTTACGCTAAATATTGAAAATAGTTTTTTAGAAGCAAGTGCTTTTTTAAAAATTGCTACCGTTTCTGAAACGGTAAATGAATTGCTGAAATTCTTTACAAAATTTGAAACTTATTTTACTACCATACAAAGAATTAGCCAAGATATTGAGTACACACCTGTCATTATAAATACCATCAATAAAATTATTACTTCGTATGGAGAAGTTGCCAATACGGCATCGCCACAATTAAAAGAAATTAGAAAAGAAATCGCTAAAATCCGTGGTAAAATTGGTGAGAGTTTCACCAGAGATTTAAGCAAGTATGCAGCAGCTGGATTTCTAGATGATATTAGAGAGTCGGTTGTTGACAATCATAGAGTTTTGGCTGTCATGGCAATGCACAGACGTAAAGTGAAAGGAAATTTTTTAGGATCTTCTAAATCTGGAAACATCGTTTATATTGCACCACAAGCTACTTTAAATTACGACAGAGAATTACAAAATTTAAGCTACGAAGAACAACAAGAGGTTACCAAAATACTAAAAAAATTAGCGGCAGAAATCAAACCTTTTGTTCCGTTGTTACACTTGTATTTACAGTATTTAACACATTTAGATGCCATTGCTGCAAAAGCAATATATGGCAAAAGTTTAGATGCAGTTTTACCAAAAATAACTTCAGAAAAGAAAATTGATTTTAAAAAAGCATACCATCCTATTCTTTGGAAAAAAAATCAAGAGAAAAATATAGAAACCGTTCCGCAGTCTATCATTTTAAATGAAAAACAGCAAATCATTGTTATTTCTGGTCCAAATGCTGGTGGAAAAAGCATCACGCTAAAAACCATTGGTTTGTTACAAGTGATGTTGCAAAGCGGCTTGTTAATTCCGGTTGATGAACGCAGCGAAACTTATATTTTTAATACAATTCTTACAGATATTGGAGACAATCAATCTATAGAAAATCAGTTAAGTACGTATAGTTATCGACTAAAAAACATGCGTAATTTTTTACGAAAATGTAATAAAAACACCTTGTTTTTAATTGATGAATTTGGTACTGGTTCTGATCCTGAATTAGGTGGTGCATTGGCAGAAATTTTCTTGGAAGAATTTTATAGTAAAAAAGCATTCGGAATTATCACCACACATTATTCCAATTTAAAAGTGTTGGCAAACGAATTGGAAAATGTAACGAACGCAAATATGCAGTTTAACGAACGTACTTTAGAACCTTTATATAAACTGTATGTTGGGCAAGCAGGAAGTTCTTTTACGTTTGAAGTTGCACAGAAAAATGGCATTCCGTTTAGTTTAATCAATCAAGCAAAAAAACGTGTAGAAACGGAAAAAATCCGTTTGGATAAAACCATTTCTAAGCTACAAAAAGAACGCAATCGCTTGCAAAAAAATTCAGATAATTTAGAAAAACAAGTTTCTAAAGGAAAAGAACATGTTGATAGTTTGCAAGAAAAAGAACAAAAAGTACAAGATAAACTAGCCGATTTTCAAGAGTTGTATGATAGCAATCAAAAAATGTTAACGATTGGAAGAAAAGTAAACGAGTTGTTAAATCACTATTTACAAACCAATAATAAAAAGCAATTCAATGCCGAACTACAAAAATGGATTGAAACAGAAAAAACAAAACACTTAAAGAGAAATCCGCAAAAAGAAAAGACAAAAGAAGAAAAAAGAAAAGAGAAAAGAGAAGTCTTCAAAAAGAAAGAAGTTGTAAAACAAATTGAAAAAGAAGTCTTGCAAAAAGTAGTTGAAGTACGTAAAGAAAAGAAAATAGAAGCTTCCAAAATTGCCAAAGAAAAAGCTGCTTATATCTTTAAAATTAACGACCGTGTTCGTTTGATTGATGGAAATGCTGTTGGAACAGTTGATAAAATTGAGAAAAACAACATCTTTATCAATTATGGAATTTTTACCACCAAAGCAAAAGTAGAGCAATTAGAATTGGTTGAAAAAGTGAAGAAATAG
- a CDS encoding uracil-DNA glycosylase codes for MHLNISDSWKNILQTEFEKPYFKSLTSFVKSEYQNSTCYPDEKDIFAAFNACSFDALKVVIIGQDPYHGTGQANGLCFSVKEGIKHPPSLQNIFKELEADLQIPIPIPISGDLSRWAAQGVLLLNATLTVRTHEAGSHQKQGWETFTDAVISRISEEKENVVFLLWGGFAHKKGKNIDTKKHHVFTSGHPSPLSANRGYWFGNKHFSKTNEILKSLRKSIIEW; via the coding sequence ATGCATCTAAACATATCGGATTCTTGGAAAAATATTTTACAAACAGAATTTGAGAAACCGTATTTTAAAAGCTTAACCAGTTTTGTAAAATCAGAATATCAAAATTCTACCTGTTATCCTGATGAAAAGGACATTTTTGCAGCTTTTAATGCGTGTTCTTTTGATGCTTTAAAAGTGGTAATTATTGGTCAAGATCCATATCACGGAACCGGACAAGCAAATGGTTTGTGTTTTTCTGTTAAAGAAGGAATAAAACATCCACCATCATTACAAAATATTTTTAAAGAATTAGAAGCAGATTTACAAATTCCAATTCCAATTCCGATTTCTGGAGATTTATCTCGTTGGGCAGCACAAGGAGTTTTGTTGTTAAATGCTACATTAACAGTTAGAACTCACGAAGCTGGAAGTCATCAAAAACAAGGTTGGGAAACATTTACAGACGCTGTGATTTCAAGAATATCCGAAGAAAAGGAAAATGTTGTTTTTTTGCTTTGGGGCGGGTTTGCACACAAAAAAGGAAAGAATATTGACACAAAAAAACATCATGTGTTTACTTCTGGTCATCCATCGCCATTAAGTGCAAATCGTGGTTATTGGTTTGGTAACAAGCACTTTTCTAAAACAAATGAAATCTTAAAAAGCTTAAGAAAATCAATTATTGAATGGTAA
- a CDS encoding substrate-binding domain-containing protein has product MINLTIGGVPEHFNYPWYVALKNKEFAKHNINLRWKDFPGGTGEMNTALRNSEIDIAIILTEGIIKDIGDGNPSKIVQTYVKSPLVWGIHVANNSSFQYVSDLEHAIIAISRFGSGSHLMAIVNAYNNGWDINKLQFKVVGDLEGGIEALKNGEAGYFMWEHFTTKPFVDDSTFRRIGNCPTPWPCFVIAVRNEVLEHHPEEIKAILNIINTKTATFKNIENIDIILSKRYQQKLEDVQKWLSITTWESENSISKELITEIQNKMIALSVIDSKANAQKLIKNMYI; this is encoded by the coding sequence ATGATTAACCTTACAATTGGCGGTGTTCCAGAGCATTTTAATTATCCTTGGTACGTAGCGCTAAAAAACAAAGAATTCGCAAAACACAACATCAATTTACGTTGGAAAGATTTTCCTGGTGGAACAGGAGAAATGAATACTGCTCTTCGAAATTCTGAAATAGATATTGCCATTATTTTAACAGAAGGAATCATTAAAGACATTGGCGATGGAAATCCGTCTAAAATTGTACAAACCTATGTTAAAAGTCCGTTAGTTTGGGGAATTCATGTAGCTAACAATTCTTCTTTTCAGTACGTTTCTGATTTAGAACACGCAATTATTGCAATCAGTAGATTTGGTTCTGGTTCGCATTTAATGGCTATTGTAAACGCGTATAATAATGGTTGGGACATCAACAAATTACAGTTTAAAGTGGTTGGTGATTTAGAAGGCGGAATTGAAGCGCTTAAAAATGGAGAAGCAGGTTATTTTATGTGGGAACATTTTACCACAAAACCTTTCGTTGACGATAGCACTTTTCGAAGAATTGGAAACTGCCCTACTCCTTGGCCCTGTTTTGTTATTGCTGTTAGAAATGAAGTGTTAGAGCATCATCCAGAAGAAATAAAAGCGATTTTAAATATCATCAACACCAAAACTGCGACTTTTAAAAATATAGAAAATATTGATATAATTCTGTCTAAACGCTATCAACAAAAGCTAGAAGATGTTCAAAAGTGGTTGTCGATTACAACATGGGAAAGCGAAAATTCAATTTCTAAAGAATTAATTACTGAAATACAAAATAAAATGATAGCATTGAGCGTCATAGACTCGAAGGCAAATGCTCAAAAACTCATTAAAAATATGTACATTTAA